The Shewanella mesophila genome contains the following window.
AAGTATAAGTCGCTAGAGTTGTCGCCTACGTTGGATTTGCGGGTTGATTATATGAAACCAGCAGAGCCACATAAAAGCGTATTTGGATTTGCTGAGTGCTACAAATTGTCTTCTAGTGTCGCCTTTACCCGCGCTATTGCCTATCAAGAATCGATTGATGATCCTATAGCCCATGCCGTAGGTTCATTTATGCGCATTAGTCCAGATCTGGTCGGAGAACCCTTTAGACGTGCTTTAATGGGAGAGAATGAATGAGCCAGATGCGACACACAGGCGAAATGAATGTTAAAGAAATAGTTAAGAAGGCGACCGAGCTCAATGATTTTAGTCATCTGCTTGAACACGTTCCCTATGCCAAGTTTATTGGCATGGAGGTGGTGCGTTTTGGTGATGAACTCGTATTCCAACTTCCGGCTAAAGATGAAAATATCGGAAATCCCACTCTGCCAGCCATTCATGGTGGTGTTATTGCTGGTTTTATGGAAATGTCAGCAATTGTCCAGCTGATGGTATTTATGCAAACGACTAAAGTGCCTAAAATTGTCGACTTTTCTATCGATTATTTGAGGGCGGGATACCACAGAGACAGTTTTGCTGAGTGTAAGATCACCCGTCAAGGGAGACGCGTAGCGAACGTTAATATCAATTGTTGGCAGACGAACCGTAAGGCGTTAATAGCAACGGCTAGGGCTCACTTCTTGATTGATTAGGTGATTGACTCGCTGAGCGCAGATAATCTCAACTTAGATTTTTTACACTGGCCAGTGTATTTGGATGAATTGGAGACTTCATGAATATGAAAAAGATATTTTTGCTCGCCGTGATCATTTATGGTGTCGCGGGGTGTGCCCCCCATACCGCAGGACTCATGGCCAGTTCGACGGGTGAGCAGCGAGTCGATAATAGTGCTTTTAATAGCGAAGTTTCTGTTCAGCAAGTGATGACTCGACTTAATGGCGATCTGTTAACCGCTGCGGGCACCATTAGTAGTAAAGTCGCCACAGATCTGCGTTTGCAGTACAAATTTACTTGGTATGATCTAAATGGCTTAACAATCGAAGATGAAGGCGTTAGCTGGAAATCATTAAAGCTGCATGGTAAACAACAGATGCAAGTTAGTGCGGTTGCGCCAAACATCACTGCCGTGCGTTGCGAACTGTATGTGCGTAAAGCCTTCTCTAATTAGGTCATTTCTAGATTAAGGTGCCAGCTCTGCTGGCATTTTTTTGCGATATAAGTCATTTTCTTCATTAAATGTGTCAACAATTTGTACGACTTATGTATAATCGGCCTTGCCAAGGGGTGTTAGCGGCGACTTATTTTTAAGTATCCGACTCACTGAGATGTCTATAGACAAACCCTTAGAACCTGATCCGGCTAATACCGGCGTAGGAATGGGCCACATTAGTTGATTACTACAATTTGATTGTGCTTTCTTTCTCGCTTTTTTAAGTGCCGGATCTCAAAAACTTATTTGAGGTCCTATGTTTACAATAAAATCAATATCTCCAGTCGCAATTGCCGTCTGTGCAGTCTTAAATCCGACCAGCTTACTTGCTAATGACAACCCCGTAACGAATGATGAAATGGAAGTCATTGTTGTGACATCTGATTTTCGTCAATCCACCTTAGAAAAAATGCCTTCGAGTATTACCGTCATCGATCAACAACAGATTGAAGATGAAGGTGCGCAACATTTCGAAGATGTGCTCAACTCTATCGCCAATTTTAACTGGTCTGGTGGAAGTTCAAGGGCGAAGTATTTCCAAATTCGTGGTGTGGGCGAACAGGAGGAGTATCAGGGCGCGCCAAACTCTTCTGTTGGTTATATCATCGACGATATCGATATGTCTGGTATTGGCATGATATCGAGTATGTATGATCTGCAGCAGGTTGAGGTGCTGCGTGGACCACAAGGGACCAGATACGGTGCTAATGCACTAGCAGGTTTGATCTATCTAAAGAGTAACGATCCTACGGCGATATTTGAGCACGGCGCTGAGGTGTCTTTAGGCGATGATCAATTGCGTACCCTAAGTGGATTCAGCTCTGGACCACTGACAGACTCTGGAAAATTGTTATACCGCGTCTCGTTGCAGCAACATGAGCAAAATGGTTATCGCGATAATCTTTATCTTGGACGTGATGATACCAATGGCCGCGATGAGTTTACTGGTCGTGTAAAATTACGTTGGTATGCAACCGATGATCTCGCTATCGATTTTAACTTAATGCATGCCGATTTCGATAACGGTTACGATGCATGGACGTTAGATAATAACGGCTTTAATACTCTTACCGATGCACCGGGTGTCGATAAGCAACGTACCACTGGTAGTTCTCTCAAATTTACCTATTCTGGCGCAGAGCAGTTTGAACTAGTGTCATTGACCTCTATGGCACAAACCGATACCCATCATGGTTATGACGGTGACTGGGCCAATCCTGAATATTGGCAAGCCAAAACTTGTTACGGTGCACCATGCGAATATGATTACACTTGGGACAAGATCGGAGATAGGCAAACGGTATCACAAGAGTTTCGTTTGAGCTCTACCGACGCAGGGCGGATTTTTAACGGTAGTACCGATTGGTTAGTGGGGCTTTATGGAATGCGGCTTGATGAAGATAATCATACTGCTGAGTTTTATAACGGTTGGGTAGATGAATTGCTTGCCGATTATAGCGCAACGAATATGGCAATATTTGGCCAATTAGACAGTGATTTAGGCAATGATTATGCCTTGTCGTTTGGTTTACGTGTCGAACGCAGACAAAGCGAATATCAAGATAGTGCAGGCGATAATTTTGAACCTTCAGAAACCATGTGGGGGGGACATATCGCCTTAAGTAAAGCGCTAAGTGAAGATCACGAGAGTTACTTCCGTGTCGCCAGAGGTTATAAGGCTGGGGGCTTTAATATGTCACTGCCGACTGAACTGAGTGACAGAAAGGAGTTCCAGACGGAAACCCTTTATAACTATGAGCTAGGCCTTAAGTCTTCATGGTTAGCGGGTGATGTGGCGACTAATTTCTCTCTGTTCTACATGGATAGACGCGATCAGCAGGTGTCAGCTTCTCAGCAAAACCCGTTAGAGCCTCAAAAATTTATTCTCTATATTGAAAATGCGGGTAGCTCTCATAACTACGGGGCTGAACTCGATGCTAATTGGTATGCCACAGATAATTTGAAATTGTATGCAACATTCGGTTGGTTAGAAACCGCCTATGGTGATTATCAATATCAGGATAAATATGGTGGTTTGGTCGATTTAAGTGGCAGAGAACTGGCCCATTCACCTAATTTTACTTATAGTGCTGGGGCCACTTATCGCAGTGATAATGGCTGGTTCGCCAACTTAACCACCAGTGGAAAAAGTGATTTCTATTACTCCGATAGCAACGAGTCAAAATCTGATCCTTATACGATTTTTAACGCCAGAATAGGGTATGAGACCGATATCTGGTCAGCCTATCTGTGGGGACGCAATCTGTTTGATGAAAACTATGGTGTACGAGGTTTCTACTTTGGTAATGAGCCCGACATTGATTGGGCGGATAAGCAATACATTCGCTATGGCGATCCGCGTCAGCTAGGCTTAACTGTTAACGTTAAGTTTATGTAGCTATCCATGTTGTTAGGGCGCTCGATTACTCCAGCGTCCTAATCACCCCAATTTATAAGTATTTATTGAAATTAATAGTAATGGAATTAAGCACGATGAAATTGACTGCCGAAATTAGTATGTATCCATTTAAAGAAAACTACATCGAGCCAATTCAGTGGTTTATCGACCGAGTTGACAGTTACAGCAACATTGAGCGGAAAACGAACGCTATGGCAACGCAGATCTGTGGTAACTACGGCGATGTGATGACTATGCTAGCGGTTGAGATGCAAGCCGCTCATCAAAAGTGGGGCAAGGCTGTTTTTGTGGTGAAGTTTATTGGTGGGGAGTTAGATCTCTCTCACACGCAGTAGATTCACCATGATGTTGACCTATTTTATGGTAGAAATTTAATATGACGGATTTTTGGTTAGCGCTATCTGCTACGCTGTCAGGCGCCTTTGTTGAGGCGAATGGCTTAACCGCCTGGGAAGCCGTGGCAGTTATTCTCGCCATCGCTTATCTCTGGTTAGCGATGCGCGGCAGTGTCTGGTGTTGGGCAGCTGCACTTTTCAGTACAGCGATTTATACCATGCTGTTCTGGGAAGTCTCTCTGTTGATGGAGTCGGTATTAAACGTCTACTACATGCTGATGGCTGTCTATGGCTATTGGCTGTGGACTCGGGGAGGAGGCGATGACAATGGTGTTGAGGTCGTTAGTTGGTCGCTGCCTCGACATTGCGTGCTGATAGGTGTCACGGCGGCGATATCCGCCATCGTTGGACATCTAATGGCAACCTATACTACGGCGTCTTATCCTTACCTTGATGCCGCTACCAGCTGCTTTGCTGTAGTGACAACCTATTTAGTGGCGAAAAAGGTACTTGAGAATTGGCTATACTGGGTTGTCATCGACTTTGTTTCTATCTATTTGTACCTCAATAAGGGGTTAATGCTAACCTCGATGCTGTTTATTTTATATGTGGGTATGGCGATTGGTGGTTACTTCTTATGGCGTACCAGCATGCGGACACAAAGTGATCGAGAGTCAGGTGATTATTCTTATGAATAAGCCAGTTCACTATGATTAAAGCGTTACATTCGTATAAGGCATTGAGGCTTCCGGCAGATATTATCGCCGAACTAGAGTGCCATGGATGCATGCTTACTGATGATACTCATGTGTCGATGCTTTCTCGCGGTTTGAGTAATCAAAACTATCTTATCAGATCAGAAGATCGGCAATATGCTCTGCGGATTAATAGCGATGCCAGCAGTGCTATTTGCCATCGCCAGAGCGAGGTCGCGAACTGGCGTTTGGCACAAGATGCCATGCTGGCCCCACAGCTACATTATGTGTCAGCCGACTACAAATATTACTTAAGTGATTTTATTCAAATAGATAGTGATTGGAGTCAGCTGATGACAGCCAATTCTGCTCATCCTTTGATTGACTGTTTTGAGCCGTGGCCTCAAGCGGAAAGGTTACTCTTATCATTATTAAACGGGTTGAGTCGCTTGCCGCCACCAACTAATGCCGTTTCGGTGACCGAGCAGTGGACTGAATATTTAGATACGCTGACCGATTTTTCGACTCGTCATCAGTTAACTTCGCCTAGGCTAGTGCAATGGTTTGGGCGTTATCAACAATTGATTAGCCGTAAGGCACAAGTAACCAGTGTGCTCACGCAACTGGATGCTTGCATGATTTTACCCCAGTTTAGTCATCGGGATCTTAATCCACACAATCTGCTATTAAAAAATAATCAAGTTTGGTGTATTGATTTCGAGTACGCCTGTTCATCGCATCCTTTAGTCGATCTCGCCAGTGTTTTAGCGACGCATCGATTATCAACCTCCCAGCGGCACTGGTTGATCTCAAATTACCTTAATAGTCATCCGCATCTAACGTCTGACGCCTTAAGCGCAGTACCTGCCGCTATCGAGTTGTACTGGTATTTTGGTTGCTGTTGGGCACTGCGGATGACTAGTCATATACTCGACTCAAATCATAGTAAAACAAGTGAGTCGACCACAGGACAAGCGAGTTCAAACCCTCATACATTTGACAACTATATTGTTTGTTTTGATGATTTCTTATCCCTATTACCAGAAAGCTAACTTTTAATTCACCTAACTACCGGCGCACCGATTTATAAACTAGCGAATGAAATAAAATAATCTGATGCATGGTCTATTCTCTCAATGATGATATTGAGGAACTCTCATGCAACTTATTCAAGTATATAAATCGTTTTTAAATGGAATTAAGCATACCGATGGGGTGCTCGCATTAGGCTTACGTCTATATTTAGCACCAGTATTAATGCAAGCTGGATATAATAAATTGTCTCACTTTAGTGATACGGCGGCATGGTTTGGTAACGCCGAGTGGGGATTGGGGTTACCACTGCCTGAGCTTATGGTCTCTCTAGCCGCAGGCTCAGAGTTCTTTGGCGCAATACTATTGGTGTTAGGGTTAGGAACTCGATTAATCTCGATTCCTTTGATGTTTACCATGTTGGTCGCCGCTTTTGCGGTGCATTGGGGTAATGGTTGGCTGGCTATTGCCGATCCCAGCTCTTGGTTAGCCAATGAACAAGTACTTGCCTCTGCTGATAAGTTACAAGCGGCAAAGTCACTACTACAAGAGTATGGCAATTATGATTGGTTAACATCCTCGGGTAATTTAGTGGTGCTCAATAATGGTGTCGAGTTTGCCATTACCTACTTACTTATGTTGTTTGCGCTAGTTATTATTGGTGGTGGGCGTTATACCAGTGTTGATTATTACATCGCAAAGCATAATCAATTGCTATAGCAACTTGCTGGGTGTAAATCCCACTAAATTAGTGGGATTTTATAAGTCAATTTGCTAATCTCTGAGCATAATTTCTCTGTTGGATTAACTCGTGGATGCCATTGAACTGCTTTTAACTCGCCAATCTTCACCAAGATTGGTTGCTCCAGCCCCAGATGAATCTCAACTCACCACAATTTTAAATGCCGCCGTTAGAGTGCCTGATCACGGCGGGCTTAATCCGTGGGAGTTCATTGTTGCCAGCGGCGATGGGCTTGATAAGTTATCTCAGTTGTTCGTAAAGGCGACCGCAGCCGATGGCGGGGATGAGGCCACCTTAGCCAAAGTGGCTAATATGCCGCGAAGAGCACCTATGGTTGTTACCGTTGTCGCGAAAGTCGTCGAGCATCCCAAAGTACCGGAGATTGAGCAGCATCTGGCCGTTGGGTGTGCCTGTATGGCAATGCAACAAGCTTCGTTTGCGTTAGGTTTAGGTGGAATTTGGCGAACTGGAAGCTTGGCATTTAATGCTCAATTACATCAAGATCTGGGCTTGGGAGCTAATGATCAGATCATCGGTTTCTTGTACTTAGGTACGCCAGCAGTTAAGGCGCCAATAAAACCTACAAAACCAGCTGAAAACTTTGTTCGTTATTTGTGAACTAAGGGTAATAGACTTTAGTCGGGTTTACTCTTTTTATAAATCTGTCACAGTAGCCATGAGCCTGCATTAACCTATGCATAGCTTTTCACCCTAAGTGATTTTGTTGTTGCCCGCCGTTTGAGCGGGCATTTTTTTGCTTGTCTGTTGGGCCTGTTGATCTTTTTCGGGTCGAAGTTTGTGTGAGAAAAAGCGTTTTAATCGAGGCGAGTGGATCCCAGCCTAATGATCTAAGCAAAATTCACTTTACAGGCTGAATGCTTACCTCACCATGATTGCATTGTTATTGTTACCACTTCCTATGAAGCCGCGTTCGCAGTATAGTCGAATGCTAATTGTGTCAAAGGCTTATAGGAGAATGAAATGCTTATCGCGGAAACACCCCGTTTAATACTGCGAAGAATGACCTTGTCCGATGCGCCATTTATGCTGGAATTATTAAATTCGGATGATTTTATACGTCATATAGGTGATAGGGGCGTGCGAACCATTCCTCAAGCCGAGAACTACCTCATCGAAGGCCCAATGCACAGTTATCTTGAGCATGGGTACGGCATGTACATTGTGGCGCTAAAATCAACGGGCGAAGCTGTGGGGGTTGCTGGTTTGGTGAAACGCCCCGAGCTGACCGAAACCGATTTAGGCTATGCATTATTGCCTAGGTTTTATCATAAAGGATACGCAATTGAAGCGGCGCAGGCCGTATTAAGACACAGCGATGGATTGGGGGTGGATCCGGTTGTTGCCATCGTCAATCCTGACAATAAGGCGTCGATTAATCTATTAGAAAAACTGGGTTTTTGTTTCCTGCAATCAATATCTTGGCAAGATGAACAACAAGTATTAATGTTTAAACGAGAGCTTGAAGTTACCTAGACTTTTTTGGTAGCGTGAAGACTCTGGTTCCTGTTAACCGACAGCGATGCGGAAGGTTTATTGGGAGGCTCTGTAATCATTGAGATGAATAGCGTAAACATGGCTTCATCAAATTTTCATATGGTATTGCTATAACCAGATTGTAGGGAGTGGATCATGAATAGTCAGTCACAATCAGGTTATCTAACAGGCGAATTAGTTATTCTAGAGCCCATGCAGCGTGAGCACATTGCAGCGTTGTCGATTGCGGTGAGTGATGGGAAGTTGTGGGAGTTGTGGTTTACCAGTGTCCCGCATCCCGATGAGATGAAAGGTTATGTTGATGATGCGATCGCAGCTGAGGAACGCGGCGAAGCACTTGCATTTGTTGTTCGGGATAAGTTTTCAGGGCAGGTAGTGGGTTCAACGCGTATTATGTCTTGGGATCAGGCCAATCGCCGTTTAGAGATCGGACATACTTGGTATGCTAAGAGTGCCCAACGAACAGGTATCAATAGCGATACAAAATATTTGTTACTTAGCTATGCCTTTGAAGTACTCGATGTGATGGCTGTGGAGTTCAGAACCCATTGGCATAACGAACGTTCCCGCGAAGCAATATCGCGCTTAGGTGCCAAACAAGATGGTGTGCTGCGAAATCACCGAATTTTGAAAGATGGCTCAGTTAGAGATACCGTAGTGTATTCAATCATTGAGGCGGAGTGGCCAGAGGTGAAGCAAAATTTGCTTCACCGAATGAATCAGTTTGAGCTCAATCGATAGATATTTAAGGAGGATAGATGTCGGGTGAAATAAGGCGGGTAACATTGGAAGACGTTGATGTGGTTGCCCAACTATTTGACGAGTATCGTCAGTTTTATCATCAGGAGAGTAATATTCCA
Protein-coding sequences here:
- a CDS encoding PaaI family thioesterase; protein product: MKINPEFFPLTDLARRFVDQLAQCRRLKLGVLEASEHHVLIELPYSTELIGYPDTGVIHGGVITTLMDTACGSAVVCSIFDKYKSLELSPTLDLRVDYMKPAEPHKSVFGFAECYKLSSSVAFTRAIAYQESIDDPIAHAVGSFMRISPDLVGEPFRRALMGENE
- a CDS encoding PaaI family thioesterase — protein: MSQMRHTGEMNVKEIVKKATELNDFSHLLEHVPYAKFIGMEVVRFGDELVFQLPAKDENIGNPTLPAIHGGVIAGFMEMSAIVQLMVFMQTTKVPKIVDFSIDYLRAGYHRDSFAECKITRQGRRVANVNINCWQTNRKALIATARAHFLID
- a CDS encoding YcfL family protein encodes the protein MKKIFLLAVIIYGVAGCAPHTAGLMASSTGEQRVDNSAFNSEVSVQQVMTRLNGDLLTAAGTISSKVATDLRLQYKFTWYDLNGLTIEDEGVSWKSLKLHGKQQMQVSAVAPNITAVRCELYVRKAFSN
- a CDS encoding TonB-dependent receptor, producing the protein MFTIKSISPVAIAVCAVLNPTSLLANDNPVTNDEMEVIVVTSDFRQSTLEKMPSSITVIDQQQIEDEGAQHFEDVLNSIANFNWSGGSSRAKYFQIRGVGEQEEYQGAPNSSVGYIIDDIDMSGIGMISSMYDLQQVEVLRGPQGTRYGANALAGLIYLKSNDPTAIFEHGAEVSLGDDQLRTLSGFSSGPLTDSGKLLYRVSLQQHEQNGYRDNLYLGRDDTNGRDEFTGRVKLRWYATDDLAIDFNLMHADFDNGYDAWTLDNNGFNTLTDAPGVDKQRTTGSSLKFTYSGAEQFELVSLTSMAQTDTHHGYDGDWANPEYWQAKTCYGAPCEYDYTWDKIGDRQTVSQEFRLSSTDAGRIFNGSTDWLVGLYGMRLDEDNHTAEFYNGWVDELLADYSATNMAIFGQLDSDLGNDYALSFGLRVERRQSEYQDSAGDNFEPSETMWGGHIALSKALSEDHESYFRVARGYKAGGFNMSLPTELSDRKEFQTETLYNYELGLKSSWLAGDVATNFSLFYMDRRDQQVSASQQNPLEPQKFILYIENAGSSHNYGAELDANWYATDNLKLYATFGWLETAYGDYQYQDKYGGLVDLSGRELAHSPNFTYSAGATYRSDNGWFANLTTSGKSDFYYSDSNESKSDPYTIFNARIGYETDIWSAYLWGRNLFDENYGVRGFYFGNEPDIDWADKQYIRYGDPRQLGLTVNVKFM
- a CDS encoding YkoF family thiamine/hydroxymethylpyrimidine-binding protein; translated protein: MKLTAEISMYPFKENYIEPIQWFIDRVDSYSNIERKTNAMATQICGNYGDVMTMLAVEMQAAHQKWGKAVFVVKFIGGELDLSHTQ
- the pnuC gene encoding nicotinamide riboside transporter PnuC, producing MTDFWLALSATLSGAFVEANGLTAWEAVAVILAIAYLWLAMRGSVWCWAAALFSTAIYTMLFWEVSLLMESVLNVYYMLMAVYGYWLWTRGGGDDNGVEVVSWSLPRHCVLIGVTAAISAIVGHLMATYTTASYPYLDAATSCFAVVTTYLVAKKVLENWLYWVVIDFVSIYLYLNKGLMLTSMLFILYVGMAIGGYFLWRTSMRTQSDRESGDYSYE
- a CDS encoding phosphotransferase; this translates as MIKALHSYKALRLPADIIAELECHGCMLTDDTHVSMLSRGLSNQNYLIRSEDRQYALRINSDASSAICHRQSEVANWRLAQDAMLAPQLHYVSADYKYYLSDFIQIDSDWSQLMTANSAHPLIDCFEPWPQAERLLLSLLNGLSRLPPPTNAVSVTEQWTEYLDTLTDFSTRHQLTSPRLVQWFGRYQQLISRKAQVTSVLTQLDACMILPQFSHRDLNPHNLLLKNNQVWCIDFEYACSSHPLVDLASVLATHRLSTSQRHWLISNYLNSHPHLTSDALSAVPAAIELYWYFGCCWALRMTSHILDSNHSKTSESTTGQASSNPHTFDNYIVCFDDFLSLLPES
- a CDS encoding HvfX family Cu-binding RiPP maturation protein; translation: MQLIQVYKSFLNGIKHTDGVLALGLRLYLAPVLMQAGYNKLSHFSDTAAWFGNAEWGLGLPLPELMVSLAAGSEFFGAILLVLGLGTRLISIPLMFTMLVAAFAVHWGNGWLAIADPSSWLANEQVLASADKLQAAKSLLQEYGNYDWLTSSGNLVVLNNGVEFAITYLLMLFALVIIGGGRYTSVDYYIAKHNQLL
- a CDS encoding NAD(P)H nitroreductase; protein product: MDAIELLLTRQSSPRLVAPAPDESQLTTILNAAVRVPDHGGLNPWEFIVASGDGLDKLSQLFVKATAADGGDEATLAKVANMPRRAPMVVTVVAKVVEHPKVPEIEQHLAVGCACMAMQQASFALGLGGIWRTGSLAFNAQLHQDLGLGANDQIIGFLYLGTPAVKAPIKPTKPAENFVRYL
- a CDS encoding GNAT family N-acetyltransferase, which gives rise to MLIAETPRLILRRMTLSDAPFMLELLNSDDFIRHIGDRGVRTIPQAENYLIEGPMHSYLEHGYGMYIVALKSTGEAVGVAGLVKRPELTETDLGYALLPRFYHKGYAIEAAQAVLRHSDGLGVDPVVAIVNPDNKASINLLEKLGFCFLQSISWQDEQQVLMFKRELEVT
- a CDS encoding GNAT family N-acetyltransferase — encoded protein: MNSQSQSGYLTGELVILEPMQREHIAALSIAVSDGKLWELWFTSVPHPDEMKGYVDDAIAAEERGEALAFVVRDKFSGQVVGSTRIMSWDQANRRLEIGHTWYAKSAQRTGINSDTKYLLLSYAFEVLDVMAVEFRTHWHNERSREAISRLGAKQDGVLRNHRILKDGSVRDTVVYSIIEAEWPEVKQNLLHRMNQFELNR